A section of the Verrucomicrobium sp. GAS474 genome encodes:
- a CDS encoding response regulator transcription factor, with translation MKPITVLLADDHTIVREGFRAILGLETDIEVVGEAQEGRKAIALAKKLLPDVILMDVAMPLLNGLEATRQLARELPAVKILILSAHSDDAYVQNALAAGARGFLLKQTSSHDVCRAIREVHKGNLFFSPTLSRRFNPLQPPPHDRSGLPNKKAASLTSREMEVLQLIAEGKANKETAAELGIGIKTVEKHRGHLMEKLRIHDTAGLTRYAIGAGIIESSVQVTIL, from the coding sequence ATGAAACCGATCACCGTCCTACTGGCCGACGACCATACCATCGTCCGCGAAGGCTTCCGCGCCATCCTCGGCCTCGAGACCGACATCGAAGTCGTCGGCGAGGCCCAGGAAGGGCGCAAGGCCATCGCCCTCGCGAAGAAGCTCCTTCCCGACGTCATCCTCATGGACGTCGCCATGCCCCTCCTCAACGGCCTCGAGGCGACCCGCCAGCTGGCCAGGGAACTGCCCGCCGTCAAGATCCTCATCCTTTCTGCCCACAGCGACGACGCCTACGTCCAGAACGCCCTCGCCGCCGGGGCCAGGGGCTTCCTGCTCAAGCAGACCTCCTCTCACGACGTCTGCCGCGCCATCCGCGAAGTCCACAAGGGAAACCTCTTCTTCAGCCCCACCCTTTCCCGGCGCTTCAATCCCCTCCAGCCGCCCCCGCACGACCGCTCCGGCCTGCCCAACAAAAAAGCCGCCAGCCTCACCTCGCGCGAAATGGAGGTCCTCCAGCTCATCGCCGAGGGCAAGGCGAACAAGGAGACCGCCGCCGAGCTCGGCATCGGCATCAAGACCGTCGAGAAGCACCGCGGCCACCTCATGGAAAAGCTCCGCATCCACGACACCGCCGGCCTCACCCGCTACGCCATCGGCGCCGGAATCATCGAGAGCAGCGTCCAGGTCACGATCCTCTGA
- a CDS encoding aliphatic sulfonate ABC transporter substrate-binding protein — protein MIRTRLFKHFAAALLLAVGASSVHAETLPSSLKIGFQKYGTFPILKARGDFEKRLAALGVKVEWVQFPAGVPILEALNANSVQLGETGEAPPVFAQAAGVPLVYVAYEPKNSTSEAILVPKNSPIRTVADLKGKKVAVTKGSNANYFLAKALEGAGLKYSDITPVYLIPGDGLAALGSGAVDAYSVWEPYQTVATRSHDARELLNGEKTIANYEYFLARRDFAETSPKILAILKEETNKADAWALQNPRAVAELLAPELKVDADTLEVVAKKQARGLQDPDDTVLAYQQSLADTFLSIGLISKPIAVKDAFLGKTATTAAK, from the coding sequence ATGATCCGCACCCGCCTCTTCAAGCACTTCGCCGCCGCGCTCCTCCTCGCCGTCGGCGCCTCCTCCGTCCACGCCGAAACGCTCCCCTCCTCGCTCAAGATCGGCTTCCAGAAATACGGCACCTTCCCGATCCTCAAGGCCCGGGGCGACTTCGAGAAGCGCCTCGCCGCCCTCGGCGTGAAGGTCGAGTGGGTCCAGTTCCCCGCCGGGGTCCCGATCCTCGAGGCCCTCAACGCGAACAGCGTCCAGCTCGGCGAGACCGGCGAGGCCCCGCCCGTCTTCGCCCAGGCGGCCGGCGTCCCTCTCGTCTACGTCGCCTACGAGCCGAAGAACTCGACCAGCGAGGCGATCCTCGTCCCGAAGAACTCCCCCATCAGGACCGTCGCCGATCTCAAGGGGAAGAAGGTCGCCGTCACGAAGGGCTCGAACGCGAACTACTTCCTCGCGAAGGCGCTCGAGGGAGCCGGCCTGAAGTACTCGGACATCACCCCCGTCTACCTCATCCCCGGCGACGGCCTCGCCGCCCTCGGCAGCGGCGCGGTCGACGCCTACTCCGTCTGGGAGCCCTACCAGACCGTCGCCACCCGCTCCCACGACGCCCGCGAGCTCCTCAACGGCGAGAAGACGATCGCGAACTACGAATACTTCCTCGCCCGCCGCGACTTCGCCGAGACCTCGCCGAAGATCCTCGCGATCCTCAAGGAGGAGACGAACAAGGCCGACGCGTGGGCCCTCCAGAACCCCCGCGCCGTCGCCGAGCTCCTCGCCCCCGAGTTGAAGGTCGATGCCGACACCCTCGAGGTCGTCGCGAAGAAGCAGGCCCGGGGCCTCCAGGATCCCGACGACACCGTCCTCGCCTACCAGCAGAGCCTCGCCGACACCTTCCTCTCCATCGGGCTGATCTCGAAGCCGATCGCGGTGAAGGACGCCTTCCTCGGCAAGACCGCGACGACGGCGGCGAAGTAA
- a CDS encoding aliphatic sulfonate ABC transporter substrate-binding protein, producing MKRITLSTLRTVALALVGSLAFSSHAKAAPASTETKLETLNLDFAYYNPVSLVLKRNGWIEKEFAADGTKVSWNQSLGSNKALEFLRAKSLDFGSTAGAAAFLGRANGNPIRAVYVYSKPEWTALVTRPETGIRTVADLKGKKVAVTKGTDPHIFLLRALATAGLTEKDIVEVPLQHSDGKNALIKGDVDAWSGLDPFIGQVEVEKGYPLFYRNPDFNSYGFLNVREEFAREHPAAVKRVLAVYDKTRLWVVAHPDEARQILAEEAKLAPEVAAKVWSRIDFSNGTIGQPQIETIKASASVLKQSGVIPAETDVEKTVADLVDPAFLPKVAAN from the coding sequence ATGAAACGCATCACCCTCTCCACCCTCCGCACGGTCGCCCTCGCCCTCGTCGGCTCGCTCGCCTTCTCCTCCCACGCGAAGGCCGCGCCCGCTTCGACCGAAACAAAGCTCGAAACCCTCAACCTCGACTTCGCCTATTACAACCCCGTCAGCCTCGTCCTGAAACGGAACGGCTGGATCGAGAAGGAATTCGCCGCCGACGGGACGAAGGTCTCCTGGAACCAGAGCCTCGGCAGCAACAAGGCCCTCGAGTTCCTCCGGGCGAAGAGCCTCGACTTCGGCTCGACCGCCGGGGCCGCCGCCTTCCTCGGCCGGGCCAACGGGAATCCGATCCGCGCCGTCTACGTCTACTCGAAGCCCGAGTGGACCGCCCTCGTCACCCGGCCCGAAACCGGCATCAGGACCGTCGCCGATCTCAAGGGGAAAAAAGTCGCCGTCACGAAGGGAACCGATCCCCACATCTTCCTCCTCCGCGCCCTCGCCACGGCGGGCCTCACGGAGAAGGACATCGTCGAGGTGCCGCTCCAGCACAGCGACGGGAAGAACGCCCTCATCAAGGGCGACGTCGACGCCTGGTCGGGCCTCGATCCCTTCATCGGTCAGGTCGAGGTCGAGAAGGGCTACCCGCTCTTCTACCGGAACCCCGACTTCAACAGCTATGGCTTCCTCAACGTCCGCGAGGAATTCGCCAGGGAGCATCCCGCCGCGGTGAAGCGGGTCCTCGCCGTCTACGACAAGACCCGCCTCTGGGTCGTCGCCCATCCCGACGAGGCCCGGCAGATCCTCGCCGAGGAGGCGAAGCTCGCCCCCGAGGTCGCCGCCAAGGTCTGGAGCCGGATCGACTTCTCCAACGGGACGATCGGCCAGCCCCAGATCGAGACGATCAAGGCCTCGGCCTCCGTCCTGAAGCAGAGCGGTGTCATCCCCGCCGAGACCGACGTCGAGAAGACCGTCGCCGACCTCGTCGATCCCGCCTTCCTGCCGAAGGTCGCCGCCAACTAA
- a CDS encoding HEAT repeat domain-containing protein codes for MSLSTLPISDRLRSPDTATRRLALAGIEDELDDVVAADLVPLLRDADVTIRKLAAGALEELGDAAAIPGLIEAAGDADEEVALAAGGALREFRSADAFLPLLSGLGHRAAPARAGVLVALRHFPLAGKGAALQAIAHLVGDAAPDVRREAVITLTHSRDAAVLPALRQALADADAEVRRIAVGAVAFFSAPSAVPDLVAALKDADWQVRREAAIALGRFPATESAIALLELLRDPFWQVAKEALSSLGKLKAPAARQLIPFLRHPVTDVRIAAAHALGEIGNGSPATAAALEDAQADIDTGVQKAARAALAKLAS; via the coding sequence GTGAGCCTCTCCACCCTCCCCATTTCCGACCGCCTCCGCAGCCCCGACACCGCCACGCGCCGCCTCGCCCTCGCCGGGATCGAGGACGAGCTCGACGACGTCGTCGCCGCCGACCTTGTCCCCCTCCTCCGCGACGCCGACGTCACGATCCGGAAGCTCGCCGCCGGGGCGCTCGAGGAACTCGGCGACGCCGCCGCGATCCCCGGCCTGATCGAGGCCGCGGGCGACGCCGACGAGGAAGTCGCCCTCGCGGCGGGCGGCGCGCTGCGGGAATTCCGCTCCGCCGACGCCTTCCTCCCCCTCCTCTCCGGCCTCGGCCACCGGGCCGCCCCGGCGCGGGCCGGCGTCCTCGTCGCCCTCCGCCACTTCCCCCTCGCCGGGAAGGGAGCCGCGCTCCAGGCCATCGCCCACCTCGTCGGGGACGCCGCACCCGACGTCCGCCGCGAAGCCGTCATCACCCTCACCCACTCGCGGGACGCCGCCGTCCTCCCCGCGCTCCGCCAGGCGCTGGCCGACGCCGACGCCGAGGTCCGGCGGATCGCCGTCGGGGCCGTCGCCTTCTTCTCCGCGCCGAGCGCCGTCCCCGACCTCGTCGCGGCGCTGAAGGACGCCGATTGGCAGGTCCGCCGCGAGGCCGCCATCGCCCTCGGCCGCTTCCCCGCCACCGAGAGCGCCATCGCGCTCCTCGAACTCCTCCGCGACCCTTTCTGGCAGGTCGCCAAGGAAGCCCTCTCCTCGCTCGGGAAGCTGAAGGCCCCCGCCGCCCGGCAGCTCATCCCCTTCCTCCGCCATCCGGTCACCGACGTCCGCATCGCCGCCGCCCACGCCCTGGGCGAGATCGGCAACGGCAGCCCGGCCACCGCCGCCGCGCTCGAGGACGCCCAGGCCGACATCGATACCGGCGTCCAGAAGGCGGCCCGCGCCGCCCTGGCGAAGCTCGCCTCCTAA
- a CDS encoding 4Fe-4S binding protein yields MTGCHICVESCPVDCLAIDLQKGKSHMKFDECWYCLACEADCPTNAITVKIPYLIR; encoded by the coding sequence ATCACCGGCTGCCATATCTGCGTCGAGTCGTGCCCCGTCGACTGCCTCGCCATCGACCTCCAGAAGGGCAAGTCCCACATGAAGTTCGACGAATGCTGGTACTGCCTCGCCTGCGAGGCCGACTGCCCGACGAACGCCATCACCGTCAAGATCCCCTACCTGATCCGCTGA
- a CDS encoding response regulator, whose translation MKSILLVEDSPEDIFFMQRALKKAGVLNPLQIAEDGQKAMDYLNGSGLYGNRLVYPLPGLVLLDLKIPFVKGLEVLKWIRSQADLAQMIVIVFTSSGLDNDITHAYSLGANSYSIKPSASEKLAEFSKALKDYWLQHDLACLSPVEK comes from the coding sequence ATGAAATCAATCCTCCTCGTCGAAGACAGCCCCGAAGACATTTTCTTCATGCAGCGCGCCCTGAAAAAGGCCGGCGTCTTGAATCCCCTTCAGATCGCCGAAGACGGACAAAAGGCGATGGATTACCTGAACGGCTCCGGCCTCTACGGCAACCGGCTCGTCTACCCCCTCCCCGGCCTCGTCCTCCTCGATCTCAAGATCCCCTTCGTGAAGGGCCTCGAAGTCCTCAAATGGATCCGCAGCCAGGCCGACCTGGCCCAGATGATCGTCATCGTCTTCACCTCCTCGGGCCTCGACAACGACATCACCCACGCCTACTCCCTGGGAGCGAACTCCTACTCGATCAAGCCCTCGGCCTCCGAAAAGCTGGCCGAGTTCAGCAAGGCCTTGAAAGACTACTGGCTCCAGCACGACCTCGCCTGCCTCAGCCCCGTCGAGAAATAG
- a CDS encoding fumarate reductase/succinate dehydrogenase flavoprotein subunit, with protein MSDLELQVDVLVIGGGTAGCVAAIKAKEALPEGSVLLLEKANVKRSGAIAFGMDGVNNAVIPGHATPEQYVREITLANDGIVPQRAILAYAQQSFGMIQELEAWGVKFQKTAAGDYDVKKVHPKGSYVLPMPEGYDIKKILTRVLRRTGVKTENRIMATRVLVHEGRAVGALGFNVRTGGFVVIRAKAVILCCGSCGRLGLPASGYLMGTYENPSNAGDGYAMAYHAGAELTNIECFQINPLIKDYNGPACAYVSGPYGGHTVNAKGHRFMLSDYWSGQMMLEFYKELNGPNGPVFLKMNHLAPETVTEIEQILHATERPSRGRFHAGRGVHYGEKPVEMAVSEIGLCSGHSASGVWVNEFGETTVPGLYAAGDMASVPHGYMLGAFTFGKISAGSAVAYVADKGHAPADTALAAQIEAERTRVLAPLSRPDGIQPHLVEYKLRRRVNDYLQPPKASYRIEQGLAYFEQAREDLEQIGAAHPHDLMRAQECSFIRDCAEMAARASLYRTESRWGLYHYRQDFPERDDANWFVHVNVKKGQDGAMSLFKRPVEPYVVPIEEAEQEFYRNLRIRETVPLGQEPSAAAPEPALA; from the coding sequence ATGTCCGATTTAGAACTCCAGGTCGATGTCCTCGTCATCGGCGGCGGCACCGCCGGGTGCGTCGCCGCGATCAAGGCGAAGGAAGCCCTGCCGGAGGGTTCCGTTCTGCTGCTCGAGAAGGCGAACGTGAAGCGGAGCGGCGCGATCGCCTTCGGCATGGACGGGGTGAACAACGCCGTCATCCCCGGCCACGCGACGCCGGAGCAATATGTCCGCGAGATCACCCTCGCCAACGACGGGATCGTCCCCCAGCGGGCGATCCTCGCCTACGCGCAGCAGAGCTTCGGGATGATCCAGGAGCTGGAGGCCTGGGGCGTGAAGTTCCAGAAGACGGCGGCGGGCGATTACGACGTGAAGAAGGTCCACCCGAAGGGGAGCTACGTCCTCCCGATGCCCGAGGGGTACGACATCAAGAAGATCCTCACCCGCGTCCTCCGCCGCACCGGGGTGAAGACCGAGAACCGGATCATGGCGACCCGCGTCCTCGTCCACGAGGGCCGCGCCGTCGGCGCCCTCGGCTTCAACGTGCGGACGGGCGGGTTCGTCGTCATCCGGGCGAAGGCGGTGATCCTCTGCTGCGGCTCGTGCGGCCGCCTCGGCCTCCCCGCCTCGGGCTACCTCATGGGGACCTACGAGAACCCGAGCAACGCCGGGGACGGCTACGCGATGGCCTACCACGCGGGGGCCGAGCTCACGAACATCGAGTGCTTCCAGATCAACCCCCTCATCAAGGATTACAACGGCCCGGCCTGCGCCTACGTCAGCGGCCCCTACGGCGGCCACACGGTCAACGCGAAGGGCCACCGCTTCATGCTCTCCGACTATTGGAGCGGCCAGATGATGCTCGAATTCTACAAGGAACTGAACGGGCCCAACGGGCCGGTCTTCCTGAAGATGAACCACCTCGCGCCGGAGACGGTGACCGAGATCGAGCAGATTCTCCACGCCACGGAGCGCCCCAGCCGGGGCCGCTTCCACGCGGGGCGGGGCGTCCACTACGGGGAGAAGCCGGTCGAGATGGCCGTCTCGGAGATCGGCCTCTGCAGCGGCCACAGCGCCTCGGGCGTCTGGGTGAACGAGTTCGGCGAGACGACGGTCCCCGGCCTCTACGCCGCCGGGGACATGGCCTCCGTCCCGCACGGCTACATGCTCGGCGCGTTCACGTTCGGCAAGATCAGCGCCGGGAGCGCCGTCGCCTATGTCGCGGACAAGGGCCACGCCCCCGCCGACACCGCCCTCGCCGCGCAGATCGAGGCCGAGCGGACCCGCGTCCTCGCCCCGCTCTCCCGCCCCGACGGCATCCAGCCCCACCTCGTCGAATACAAGCTCCGCCGCCGGGTGAACGATTACCTCCAGCCGCCGAAGGCCTCCTACCGGATCGAGCAGGGCCTCGCCTACTTCGAGCAGGCCCGCGAGGACCTCGAGCAGATCGGCGCGGCCCACCCGCACGACCTCATGCGGGCGCAGGAATGCTCCTTCATCCGCGACTGCGCCGAGATGGCCGCCCGCGCCTCCCTCTACCGGACCGAAAGCCGCTGGGGCCTCTACCATTACCGGCAGGACTTCCCCGAGCGCGACGACGCGAACTGGTTCGTCCACGTCAACGTGAAGAAGGGCCAGGACGGCGCGATGAGCCTCTTCAAGCGCCCCGTCGAGCCCTACGTCGTCCCCATCGAGGAGGCCGAACAGGAATTCTACCGCAACCTCCGCATCCGGGAGACCGTCCCCCTCGGCCAGGAACCCTCCGCCGCCGCGCCCGAACCCGCCCTCGCATGA
- a CDS encoding sensor histidine kinase, producing MKTRPAQSPPSPDGLPRPSPHAKETTAQLKRLIASLRHSTVELAASNLELSREITQRKKAEKALKRSELHYAQLLAQSDLQQQKLRHLSRQILSAQEEERKKISRELHDVIAQTLAGITIRLAALKKEAKLKTRSLDLNIARTQRLVEKSVNLVQQFARELRPAVLDDLGLIPALHSFMKAFTARTGVHTRLTASAGIERLDTTRRTALFRIAQEALTNVARHARASRVEITLRELPNSVSMTVQDDGISFQTKETGPSRGRKRLGLLGMRERVEMVGGSFDVESSPGKGTTLTAHIPLGKAKPAKSTPAAP from the coding sequence ATGAAAACCCGCCCCGCCCAATCCCCGCCGTCACCCGATGGCCTGCCCCGCCCCTCTCCCCACGCCAAGGAAACGACCGCCCAGTTGAAAAGGCTCATCGCCTCGCTCCGCCATAGCACCGTCGAGCTGGCCGCCTCCAACCTGGAGCTGAGCCGAGAAATCACCCAACGAAAGAAGGCCGAAAAGGCCCTGAAGAGAAGCGAACTCCATTACGCCCAACTCCTGGCGCAATCCGACCTCCAGCAGCAGAAACTCCGGCATCTCTCCCGCCAGATCCTTTCCGCCCAGGAAGAAGAGCGTAAGAAAATCAGCCGCGAGCTCCACGACGTCATCGCCCAGACCCTCGCGGGCATCACCATCCGGCTGGCCGCGCTCAAGAAGGAGGCCAAGCTCAAGACCCGGAGCCTCGATCTCAACATCGCCCGCACCCAGCGCCTCGTCGAAAAATCGGTCAACCTCGTCCAGCAATTCGCCCGCGAGCTCCGTCCCGCCGTCCTCGACGACCTCGGGCTGATCCCCGCCCTCCATTCCTTCATGAAAGCCTTCACCGCGCGGACCGGCGTCCACACCCGCCTGACCGCCTCCGCCGGCATCGAGCGCCTCGACACGACCCGCCGCACCGCCCTCTTCCGCATCGCCCAGGAGGCCCTCACCAACGTCGCCCGCCACGCCCGCGCCAGCCGGGTCGAGATCACCCTCCGCGAACTCCCGAACTCCGTCTCCATGACCGTCCAGGACGACGGCATCTCCTTTCAAACCAAAGAAACGGGCCCCTCCCGGGGGCGCAAGCGGCTGGGGCTCCTCGGCATGCGCGAGCGGGTCGAAATGGTCGGCGGGAGCTTCGACGTCGAGTCCTCCCCGGGCAAGGGAACCACCCTCACCGCCCACATCCCGCTCGGCAAGGCCAAGCCAGCCAAAAGCACGCCTGCCGCGCCGTAA
- a CDS encoding PAS domain-containing protein translates to MKASLPTPAPSSVFEKPEYARAVIENSPDCVNLLDRDGHLLAMNGPGMDNIEIDNFEPYEGKRWSDLWPEAGRPSVEKALAAALDGQPVRFQGFCPTAKGSPRWWDVIVTPVRQPDGRVEQLLSVSRDITHHRAAEEKTRQSEEQLQALTQASPDLVSIFSTDGHCEFCNERWSEFSGLSIAHGVDFSGGDLVHAEDRARMAEQWAQCLRTGSPLESEVRLRRFDGVYRWFLSRILPARNEAGDIVKWYGASSDITAQRETTQALAKMNATQSQLLEERVAQRTAQLQKMVEELELLSYSLSHDLRQPLRAMQQYSQILIEDYARKLDATGEQYLQQIIRATTRMDRLIQDVLTYAQLSRASIALDTVDVDTLTHDIIAQYPLFKEPHASVTVEGILMPVMASGSLLTQIISNLLGNAVKFIAAGIKPRVTIFTEKREALVRIHIRDNGIGIKPENLETIWKMFERLHVAKEYEGTGIGLSIVRKSSELMGGRAGVESIPGEGSTFWIDLPRAKGIST, encoded by the coding sequence GTGAAAGCATCCCTCCCCACCCCGGCCCCCTCCTCGGTCTTCGAAAAGCCGGAGTACGCCCGCGCCGTCATCGAGAACAGCCCCGACTGCGTGAACCTCCTCGACCGGGACGGCCACCTCCTCGCCATGAACGGGCCGGGAATGGACAACATCGAGATCGACAACTTCGAGCCCTACGAGGGCAAGCGGTGGTCCGACCTCTGGCCCGAGGCGGGCCGCCCCTCCGTCGAGAAGGCGCTCGCCGCCGCCCTCGACGGCCAGCCCGTCCGCTTCCAGGGCTTCTGCCCCACCGCCAAGGGATCGCCCCGCTGGTGGGACGTGATCGTCACCCCCGTCCGGCAGCCCGACGGCCGGGTCGAACAGCTCCTCTCCGTCTCGCGCGACATCACCCACCATCGGGCCGCCGAGGAAAAAACCCGCCAAAGCGAGGAGCAGCTCCAGGCGCTCACCCAGGCCTCGCCCGATCTCGTCTCCATCTTCTCGACCGACGGCCATTGCGAGTTCTGCAACGAGCGGTGGTCGGAGTTCTCCGGCCTCTCCATCGCCCACGGCGTCGATTTCAGCGGGGGCGACCTCGTCCACGCCGAAGACCGCGCCCGCATGGCCGAACAATGGGCCCAATGCCTCCGGACCGGCTCCCCCCTGGAGAGCGAAGTCCGGCTGCGCCGCTTCGACGGCGTCTACCGCTGGTTCCTCTCGCGGATCCTTCCCGCCCGGAACGAGGCCGGCGACATCGTCAAATGGTACGGGGCCAGCTCCGACATCACCGCCCAGCGGGAAACCACCCAGGCCCTGGCCAAGATGAACGCCACCCAATCCCAGCTCCTCGAGGAACGGGTCGCCCAGCGGACGGCCCAGCTCCAGAAGATGGTCGAGGAACTGGAGCTGCTGTCCTACAGCCTCTCCCACGACCTGCGCCAGCCCCTCCGGGCCATGCAGCAATACAGCCAGATCCTGATCGAGGACTACGCCAGGAAACTCGACGCGACCGGGGAACAATACCTCCAGCAGATCATCCGGGCCACCACCCGGATGGACCGGCTGATCCAGGACGTCCTCACCTACGCCCAGCTTTCGCGGGCCAGCATCGCCCTCGACACGGTCGACGTCGACACCCTCACGCACGACATCATCGCCCAATACCCCCTCTTCAAGGAACCCCACGCCTCCGTCACCGTCGAGGGGATCCTGATGCCCGTCATGGCCTCCGGCTCCCTCCTCACCCAGATCATCTCGAACCTCCTGGGAAACGCGGTGAAATTCATCGCCGCCGGGATCAAGCCGAGGGTGACCATCTTCACGGAAAAGAGGGAGGCCCTGGTCCGCATCCACATCCGGGACAACGGCATCGGCATCAAGCCCGAGAATCTGGAAACGATCTGGAAAATGTTCGAGCGCCTCCACGTCGCCAAGGAATACGAGGGGACCGGCATCGGCCTCTCCATCGTCCGCAAGTCGTCCGAACTCATGGGCGGCCGCGCCGGAGTCGAGTCGATCCCCGGAGAGGGCAGCACTTTCTGGATCGACCTCCCCAGAGCCAAAGGCATCAGCACATGA